The genomic window GCTTAATATAAAAAAGCGGGTCCAAAATGGATCCGCTTTTTTAAATCTATTGTTCCGCTAAAATAACTGCAATCTTATCCTCGATTACTTTCCCCTTTGAACCGTTAACTAAATTATTTAATACGATTGAAAAAATAAGTCTTTCGCCGCTCTTCGTATCCACATAACCAGATAATGAACTGACTGTAGAAATGGAGCCAGTCTTCGCCATTACTTTGTTTTGTGCAACAGAATTAATCATTCGATTTCGAAGTGTTCCTCCAACCATTCGATCAGTCGCCCCTGCAATAGGCAATGATGTCAAATAGCTTTCAAACCATTCCTTGTCTTGAACAGCAAACAAGAGCTTGGAAATTTCATTTGCAGGTATTAAATTCACATGGGAAATACCAGAGCCATCTCTAAGAACGAGTGTGTTTGTGTTAATCCCTAATTTGATTAGCTCCTCTTTCAGCACTTCAAGGCCTTTATCCCAGCTGCCTTCTCCTTTAACAACCTTGCCCATTTCTTTCATTATTGCTTCTGCATGTCCATTATTGCTTAACTTCATAAAAGGAATAAGCAATTCAGATAATGGCATTGATTGGTGACTAACTAATACATTTGATCCCTCAGGTGCGGCTGCTGTTCGCACTTTCCCATTTAATTTTATTCCTTGCTCTAATAATGATTGTTTAAATAAATCAAGTGCATAACCAGAAGGCTCCCATACAGCCATCCATTCTCTCGCTCTGCTTGCTTCTAATGGAATGGTGCCTTCAATAATAATATTATTTGTCCCATGCTGACGTTCTATTGAAATACTTTTCTTCCCGTCTTTTGCAACTGTTTTGGCGTTATTAATAATGTTTACATAATCCGTTTTTGGTTCTAATGTAACAATAGGTTCTACACCTGTATTTTTACCTGGATTTACATCAACGATAACGGTGCCAGCGTCATAATCTTCATTTGGTGAAGCCGTTAGAGCTGAAACTTGAGCTCCATAATAATAGGTTTCATCATTCCAGGTTAAGTCCATAGAATAGCGGATATTATCATACCACGTATCATCAGCAACTAAATCACCATGAATAATACCGATTCCCAAATCTTTAATCTTCCTTGCAAATTGATCGAAATCCGATTTTAATAATGTCGGATCTCCCTTTCCTTTTAGATAGAGATTTCCTTGCAATGTTACCCCTTTTACAGAACCGTCAGTAAGCAGTTCAGTTGCGAATTTGTAGTTTTCCCCTAATGTTGATAGAGCAGCTGCAGCGGTTAGCAGTTTCATATTAGAGGCAGGCTTTAAGCGAATATCTCCAATATGATCATACAGCAACTCCCCTGTCTCGGCTGATCGAACACTTACACCAGCAAGTGCTCCTTTTAAGTCAGGATCATTATTGAGGAGCTGATTAAGTTCCTGAACCAGTGCTCCTCCTTCTTCAGTTGCCTGAACGAAAGGCTTCTCCGGGTTTATTTGAGGAACGAATGCAAGCATAAAAATCAATAAAAGACTAAGACTAAATTTCATTGGTTTTTTCAATGATTTCAACACCTTTCTTCTATCTTATGTATAATAAAATTCTTCTTTGAAAGGTGAATCCCTCTATTTCCAGTATGAGGAAAAAGTAGTGTTTTTCATTCAATATTTTATTGTATTATGCTAAATTGATCAGTATGAAACCCAATCGAATTTCAATAAGTTTTAATAAATGAATATGAAGGAAGAACGATATAGTCTTTTAGATGCAAGGAAAAAGGAATATTTAATATAATTAGAACCTTTATCATATATTATATCAACGGAATAGGAGTCCGCTCAAAATTTTAGCGGACTCCCATTCCGTTATTTACTAAAAATCCCTCTACTTCCAAATGCTTGCGGACACCAGTTCTGTTAATCGATTAAAACCATACAAAATGCACCCTCATGGACCCTATTAACGGCACTAAGTCCGATAAGACTATGAAATGAAGGTTATTTTGTGAAATAGAGGAACCACAGTCCACAAATATCCTCAATCTGACGATTCGATAACTTTAGCCCATCCTTTTTATATTAAATGGTCATAAATTTCTGGTTCATACAAATAACGATTTAGATCAATCGTTCCATTCAGTTTAAATTCTACCCCTTCACTTTTTAAAGAAAGTCTTTGAACTGAATAATGCTCATCATCTTTTAAACCAATTTCCCCTTTTGAATTGATCACCCGATGCCATGGCAGTTGATGTTTTTTACTCATGGAATGCAGTATTCTTACTACTTGCCTTGCCCCTCTCGGACTGCCTGCAAGTTTAGCGATTTGCCCATATGTCATCACTTTTCCAGATGGGATATTTTTAATAATAAGGATAGCTCTTTCCGTAAACGATTCCACTTGTTAATCTCCCTTTGTTAATATTTACAATTTAGATAGGAGCTTAGGCAACTCCGAATAAATTTGGATAATCTCCTCAATTTTCATTCGAACTAATCCGCTGGAAGACGGTGCAACAAAATCAATTATCCCGGGAACAACCGATTCCTCTTGCTTCCCCCAAGGAATGGACTTTTTATTACTAAATTCCTGATAAACTCCTTTGCCGACAAAACAGACAATTTTCGGTTTATAATCATTTATTTTTCTTAAAAGCTCGATTCTTCCAGCTTCATATTCTTCTTTCGTAATTTCATCTGCAGCCTTCGTTGGTCTAGGCACAATATTCGTCATTCCATAACCTAGATCTACTAGTTTATAATCCTCAGTTGCAGCGAATTTTCTTGGGGTCAAACCTGACTCATGAAGTATTTTCCAAAAACGATTATTCGGATTGGCAAAATGATGGCCGGTTTCTGATGAACGGATACTAGGATTAAAGCCAACAAACAATAGATTCAGATCTTCTTGTAAATGATCATTTATTGGGTTCATTTCATACACCTTCCATCATTATTTTTGATTTGATTTATTTCATAAATAATAGCATAGTTCACTCTTGTTATGTAAATAAGGGGATTTGATTTTTAAATAAAGAAAAAGCTTGGAATTAACCAAGCTTTTCAATTCGGTATTAGATTGTACTTAGTAAGTATTTAAATTCTTGTTCAATAATAGATGCCAAATGCTCTGGCACCGTTAAATATATTAAACCATTTCCTTCTAGCTTGGGTGAATAACCTAAAGGAATGGTCCTCCGAATTAATTGTGCAAATAGCTCTGGTTCAGAAAGCTGCCGTTCAAAATGCCGAATCGATATATCTTTAATTAAAGCAAGTGCACCCGAGACATGTGGTGTGGCCATAGACGTACCGCTTAATGTGGCATATTTCCCATTCAAATATGTTGAGAGAATTTCTTCACCCGGTGCTACTAAATCGATTTCATTGTGGGAATTACTAAATTCAGATGATCGGCGCTTTAGATCTATCGCTCCTACGCTAATAACTTCATTATATGATCCAGGGAAAGCAAATTCGTCAGTAGCGTCATCCCCATCTCCCTCATTCCCAGCGGCACAAACAACGAGAATATTATTGTTTACCGCTTTTTTGATGGCCTCATGAAGCTCTGGCACATCATTTGGGCCCCCGAGTGACATTGAAATAATATCAGCTTTTTGCTCAATAGCGTAATGAATGCCCTTAATAATCCAGTCATATTGACCAGATCCATTTTTATTTAAAACTTTTACGATCAACAAGCTTGCTTCTGGTGCTACTCCGATTACTCCATTATTATTCTCCGACGCAGCAATGGTTCCAGCTACATGTGTTCCATGTCCATTGTAATCCATGAAAGAGTCTGGATTCCCTCTATCATCATTTGTAAAATTTCTTCCGCCAATAATACGGTCTTTTAGATCAGGATGGGTTATATCACAGCCCGTATCTAAAACAGCGACAGTAACACCTTTTCCCTTCGAATCTTTCCAAATCTTTGGTGCTTGAATCAATTCAACCCCTTTCGGAATTTCATTTGCCCCATCTGCTAGATTCATCAGTTTAAAAGGAATAACATGAACTAAATGCTCCATTTTCTTTCCCTCCTTAAGGCGCTTCCGCTTTTCATAGAGATTAATTTGAAGCAGGTTCTAGGTGTTAATAACATTTTAATAATTCTGAATTCAATTTGCTAGTTTCATTTGGACTGTTTTTTCATAGATTTTTAGTCATTAATAGGAGCTTCTATCTAGTTAAGAGTGAATTATGTACCCTCTTCATTCCACATGTTTAAAATTAATTTTCTTCGAAGAGCAATAAGTAAAAACCCAATTTCTCATTGTTAGAAGAATTGGGTTTGTTTTTAGATTATAGGTTTAATTACTCTGCTATTTCGTTTAGAGGAGAGTTGCCAATCGTTCCAGTCTGACGGATCTTTACGTCAACCTCTATTGTCACCGGCATCTCCGAAAATTTTTGATTCCATTCTTTCTTAACTTTTTTCCAATAGGCAGGATCAGAGCGGTGGAGTGCTTCTCCAAACCCAAAAACATCTGATTGAAACTCTTTTTGGGTAACTTCTATGGAAGATTGAATGACTTCCTTAAGGGCTTTTTCACCTATTTTTTCTAGATTATAAATAGTTTCGGTTTTTTTTAAGTCGAGGCCACGACATTTAACATCGCCTACATTCCCTTCAACTTGAACCTTTATAGTGCC from Bacillus sp. DTU_2020_1000418_1_SI_GHA_SEK_038 includes these protein-coding regions:
- the dacB gene encoding D-alanyl-D-alanine carboxypeptidase/D-alanyl-D-alanine-endopeptidase: MKKPMKFSLSLLLIFMLAFVPQINPEKPFVQATEEGGALVQELNQLLNNDPDLKGALAGVSVRSAETGELLYDHIGDIRLKPASNMKLLTAAAALSTLGENYKFATELLTDGSVKGVTLQGNLYLKGKGDPTLLKSDFDQFARKIKDLGIGIIHGDLVADDTWYDNIRYSMDLTWNDETYYYGAQVSALTASPNEDYDAGTVIVDVNPGKNTGVEPIVTLEPKTDYVNIINNAKTVAKDGKKSISIERQHGTNNIIIEGTIPLEASRAREWMAVWEPSGYALDLFKQSLLEQGIKLNGKVRTAAAPEGSNVLVSHQSMPLSELLIPFMKLSNNGHAEAIMKEMGKVVKGEGSWDKGLEVLKEELIKLGINTNTLVLRDGSGISHVNLIPANEISKLLFAVQDKEWFESYLTSLPIAGATDRMVGGTLRNRMINSVAQNKVMAKTGSISTVSSLSGYVDTKSGERLIFSIVLNNLVNGSKGKVIEDKIAVILAEQ
- a CDS encoding MGMT family protein, with product MESFTERAILIIKNIPSGKVMTYGQIAKLAGSPRGARQVVRILHSMSKKHQLPWHRVINSKGEIGLKDDEHYSVQRLSLKSEGVEFKLNGTIDLNRYLYEPEIYDHLI
- a CDS encoding mismatch-specific DNA-glycosylase, with amino-acid sequence MNPINDHLQEDLNLLFVGFNPSIRSSETGHHFANPNNRFWKILHESGLTPRKFAATEDYKLVDLGYGMTNIVPRPTKAADEITKEEYEAGRIELLRKINDYKPKIVCFVGKGVYQEFSNKKSIPWGKQEESVVPGIIDFVAPSSSGLVRMKIEEIIQIYSELPKLLSKL
- a CDS encoding S8 family peptidase, giving the protein MEHLVHVIPFKLMNLADGANEIPKGVELIQAPKIWKDSKGKGVTVAVLDTGCDITHPDLKDRIIGGRNFTNDDRGNPDSFMDYNGHGTHVAGTIAASENNNGVIGVAPEASLLIVKVLNKNGSGQYDWIIKGIHYAIEQKADIISMSLGGPNDVPELHEAIKKAVNNNILVVCAAGNEGDGDDATDEFAFPGSYNEVISVGAIDLKRRSSEFSNSHNEIDLVAPGEEILSTYLNGKYATLSGTSMATPHVSGALALIKDISIRHFERQLSEPELFAQLIRRTIPLGYSPKLEGNGLIYLTVPEHLASIIEQEFKYLLSTI